DNA from Gammaproteobacteria bacterium:
ATTCCACGATAAGGTCTCGTCGCAAAGCGACGGAGCTGGTCAACTTCAAGACTTGTTTTCACAAGCCTCGCCCTTATAGGGCGGGGTAGTTGACATTAATCGAGTCGGACTTGTTGTAGATATGCGTACCAAACTCTTACAATGAGAATGATTCCTGTATAGTATGGTATATGTGGTTTTTAGAGATCCCTTAACAGTTTTTTTTATAACAAGCCCCCGTTGGCGTCAAGAAATAATTTATCTATCCAAGATCTTCCCCTCCCCTCTTGCGCTTGCCCCTACCCACATGGGCACAACACATGACTATGCCACAGATCGTCGATAGTATTTCCGCTCTACGCAACACCCTTACCCCTTGGCGTGGGCGGCGCATTGCTTTTGTGCCGACCATGGGTAACCTTCACTCCGGGCACTTGGCCCTAGTCAGGCATGCCTACACCCTGGCTGACCGGGTAGTAGTCAGTATTTTTGTTAATCCTCTCCAGTTCGGTCCAACTGAAGACTACGGTGCCTATCCGCGTACTCTGGACCAAGATACTCTGAAGCTTGTGGAGGTAGGGACCGACCTAGTCTTTGCACCCTCGCCTCGAGAGGTCTATCCACAGGGACGCGAGGGACTCACCACAGTAACGGTGCCGGGATTGAGCGATCTCCTGTGCGGGGCAGCTCGTCCTGGGCATTTCAGTGGGGTAGCCACAGTAGTCACGCTTCTGCTCAACCTCGTCCAACCTCAGACGGTACTTTTCGGAGAAAAGGATTTTCAACAATTATTGGTGATCCGTCGCTTGGTGGCTGATTTGCACCTACCGGTGGAGGTTGTGGCATATCCTACGGTGCGAGAACCGGATGGGCTGGCTATGAGTTCGCGCAATGGCTATCTCAGCGTGGAAGAGCGCAAGCAGGCACCGATTCTTTACCGTACCTTATGCAAGGTGTGCGATAGTTTGGTAGCGGGGGTGGATGACTACGGAGGGTTGGAAGATGCGTGCCGGATGGAGTTGACCGCCGCCGGCTTGCTACCTGACTACTGCGCCGTGCGTCGAGCGTTGGATTTAGCCGTACCCAACGCAGAGGATCGCCACCTCGTGGTCTTGGCTGCGGCGCGTTTGGGACGAACGCGACTCATTGATAATATCCAAGTGATTCGATAAATCCCACGTATGTATATGTAATCAGTCCCCTTCCCTGGAATTGCGGGCATTGCGCCCGCCTTCGTCTTTGTGTGGCCAGTCGTATTCCTAATCGGTTTTTGTGACCAGGCGGATAGCCTTTATTTGCGTGGGGCCTGGCTGACAATTGCCTACCTCATCGCTACAGTATTCGTCGCGTCTTGTGGCCATCTGTCAGATCTGACTTACATCAAGGCGTCAAAACGCTAGAAACTGGGACGTCGTGTGTGCATGACCCAATCAGTTTCACCCCCCTCTGTTCTATTATTACCATATAAATCAGTTTGTTGAGTTCTCTTTTGGGGACGGTATCATACAAACAACGACACATTATCGATGAAATACTATGGAGTATGGATTTCGCATCAGGCA
Protein-coding regions in this window:
- the panC gene encoding pantothenate synthetase produces the protein MTMPQIVDSISALRNTLTPWRGRRIAFVPTMGNLHSGHLALVRHAYTLADRVVVSIFVNPLQFGPTEDYGAYPRTLDQDTLKLVEVGTDLVFAPSPREVYPQGREGLTTVTVPGLSDLLCGAARPGHFSGVATVVTLLLNLVQPQTVLFGEKDFQQLLVIRRLVADLHLPVEVVAYPTVREPDGLAMSSRNGYLSVEERKQAPILYRTLCKVCDSLVAGVDDYGGLEDACRMELTAAGLLPDYCAVRRALDLAVPNAEDRHLVVLAAARLGRTRLIDNIQVIR
- a CDS encoding hypothetical protein (Evidence 5 : Unknown function), which gives rise to MWPVVFLIGFCDQADSLYLRGAWLTIAYLIATVFVASCGHLSDLTYIKASKR